One part of the Mariniblastus fucicola genome encodes these proteins:
- a CDS encoding sulfatase-like hydrolase/transferase, whose product MKPQNVSASLFAVCLFILSDGILQAAEEIDGSKPNIIFIMADDLGFNQIGCYGDTPIKTPNLDQMAKSGIRFTQAYSGNTVCSPSRVSLFTGRDGRLMVNNSNKVQLRDIDVTFAHVLKHAGYDTALFGKYSVGSQMGVTDPLAMGFDTWVGMYSILEGHRQYPQILWRDGKKIRIEPNEGGKKRAYAQRLFADEAIKYIKQDHKNPFCVMLNFSSPHAELAAPQKFVQPYEKMFTENPYTGMSTGEPDDKYAWYYPEPVDRPNAVLAGMVTALDAYVGEIVKTLEAKGIADNTLIVFTSDNGPHDEGGADPDFFKASAPYKGMKRDLFDGGIHVPMIASWPGQIKTGRVDDTPLAFADMLPTFADLGDVDVNVVPRIKTNGKSIACRLSDSPSELAERTLYWEFGKQVGDPNSGIVGEVFQAARRGKWKAVKYGLDAPVQLFNIEVDPGESKELSKEHPDVHQEFVSLFKEHEG is encoded by the coding sequence ATGAAACCACAGAACGTCTCTGCATCCCTTTTCGCGGTCTGCTTGTTCATCCTGTCTGATGGAATCCTGCAAGCGGCTGAAGAAATTGACGGCTCAAAACCTAACATCATCTTCATCATGGCCGATGATCTGGGTTTCAATCAGATCGGTTGCTATGGCGATACACCGATTAAGACGCCGAACCTTGATCAGATGGCGAAGTCAGGAATTCGGTTCACCCAAGCCTACTCCGGCAACACGGTTTGCTCGCCGTCTCGCGTCTCGTTGTTCACGGGTCGCGATGGGCGGTTGATGGTGAACAACTCCAACAAGGTCCAGCTTCGCGATATTGACGTGACGTTTGCTCATGTTTTGAAGCATGCCGGATACGACACGGCTCTGTTCGGCAAGTATTCGGTTGGCTCGCAGATGGGAGTCACCGATCCGCTGGCGATGGGATTCGATACCTGGGTTGGAATGTACTCGATCCTTGAAGGGCATCGGCAGTATCCGCAAATCCTGTGGCGAGACGGAAAGAAGATTCGCATCGAGCCCAATGAAGGCGGGAAGAAACGTGCTTATGCCCAGAGACTATTCGCTGACGAAGCCATCAAATACATCAAGCAAGATCACAAGAATCCGTTTTGTGTGATGCTGAATTTTTCTTCACCGCACGCGGAACTGGCGGCGCCACAAAAGTTCGTTCAGCCATACGAGAAAATGTTTACAGAGAATCCTTACACCGGCATGTCGACCGGCGAACCGGACGACAAGTACGCGTGGTACTATCCTGAACCCGTCGATCGCCCCAACGCAGTGTTGGCGGGTATGGTGACGGCGCTCGATGCCTACGTTGGGGAAATCGTTAAAACGCTTGAAGCCAAAGGGATCGCGGACAACACGTTGATCGTTTTCACTTCGGACAACGGGCCTCACGATGAAGGCGGTGCCGATCCGGACTTCTTCAAAGCATCAGCTCCCTACAAAGGCATGAAGCGAGACCTGTTCGATGGCGGAATTCACGTGCCGATGATCGCGAGCTGGCCCGGACAGATCAAAACGGGCCGCGTCGATGATACGCCTCTGGCTTTCGCCGATATGCTGCCGACGTTTGCTGACCTCGGTGATGTTGATGTGAACGTCGTCCCACGAATCAAGACGAATGGGAAGTCCATCGCTTGCCGGCTCTCGGATTCGCCCAGCGAACTTGCGGAACGAACGCTGTATTGGGAATTCGGGAAACAGGTTGGCGATCCGAACTCAGGCATCGTTGGAGAAGTCTTTCAGGCGGCGAGGCGAGGGAAATGGAAAGCGGTGAAGTACGGATTGGATGCGCCGGTTCAATTGTTCAACATTGAAGTCGATCCCGGGGAATCGAAAGAACTTTCGAAAGAACATCCGGACGTGCATCAAGAGTTTGTGTCGCTGTTTAAAGAGCATGAGGGGTAG
- a CDS encoding YncE family protein yields MAVAKERLFVNQAFGSSILVLDSRTLREITRIELDKPSQGKVTAAPDGNAVYFASNIERAFYAFDPFCTWLKRTPYPDGGHGIGAVVVSPDSRRLYLGIQRGASADNADPPSELAGKVNPLEQLYGGPMLSIYDVAEERYIASKSIGDTMLERGVDSSIASGMVFSNDAKSLFISMRQCVVGVHIFGVAQNRLLKPVAFPTTLERHRIRGCNDVVVHDDKVFVALLSNDVIKVVDPVTQTIENTIDCGEQVSNMAVFEKKLYACQTKQKRILVFEIQ; encoded by the coding sequence ATGGCTGTTGCAAAAGAAAGGTTGTTTGTAAATCAGGCTTTTGGCAGTTCGATCCTCGTACTTGATTCCCGTACGCTGCGAGAGATCACACGCATCGAACTTGACAAGCCGAGTCAGGGTAAAGTCACTGCTGCTCCTGACGGAAACGCGGTTTACTTCGCCAGCAACATAGAACGGGCGTTCTATGCCTTCGACCCATTTTGCACATGGCTTAAACGCACTCCCTACCCCGACGGCGGACATGGAATTGGGGCTGTGGTCGTTTCCCCGGATTCCCGGCGGCTTTACCTTGGAATCCAACGTGGCGCATCGGCTGACAACGCTGATCCGCCGTCGGAACTTGCCGGCAAAGTAAATCCACTAGAACAGCTATATGGTGGCCCCATGCTTTCAATCTATGACGTTGCGGAGGAAAGATATATCGCCTCAAAAAGCATCGGCGACACAATGCTCGAACGCGGTGTCGATTCAAGCATTGCTTCTGGGATGGTGTTTAGCAACGATGCGAAATCACTGTTCATCTCAATGCGCCAGTGCGTAGTTGGCGTTCACATTTTCGGCGTAGCGCAAAACAGATTGCTCAAGCCAGTCGCGTTTCCCACTACGCTTGAACGCCATCGAATACGCGGATGCAACGATGTAGTTGTGCATGATGACAAAGTGTTTGTTGCCCTTCTTTCAAACGACGTGATCAAAGTCGTGGATCCAGTCACTCAGACAATTGAGAATACTATCGATTGCGGGGAACAAGTTAGCAATATGGCGGTGTTCGAAAAGAAACTTTACGCTTGCCAGACCAAGCAAAAGCGAATCCTCGTTTTCGAGATTCAATAG
- a CDS encoding BNR repeat-containing protein, with product MNSTIIKPLFIFATLAIASVVTFERTFDEKITHRITTVDDNALTFAVGKAAKFSTSINGRSHQQTPITSFRGFQYATWYDATRNVCVGRRQLPDGPWEIIRLLDHKIQSNDAHNTVVIGICHKDGTIHLAFDHHATELNYRVSAIGAATDPQSTQWSTELFGEIQHSLGAVKTEERVTYPRFFNAPNGNLMLYYRSKTSADGDGMIEEYDGEKHQWSPGLGKFISKDIGTFSAGGKTSLARCPYMNDLCYAGDRLHASWIWRDRFKKTQSKNQHDLCYVYSDDHGRTWCNSNGEVIGKTNTDFIHLDSPGLVVAPIPIGSGITNQNTQYAYPDGRVHIVARQRDDAVGEGRYRHWWRDSDGKWHNEPIPFTGKRPKLLGDSERSLLLVFNTDDEDMRIVRGTPNSDRSSWQWSRVDLPFSLDVIGEPMVDYARWEQESGKVLSIYCQREPTKLIETNQPGPVDGAPSPLHVLDLSFASERMGK from the coding sequence ATGAACTCAACCATCATCAAACCACTCTTCATCTTTGCCACGCTGGCAATCGCATCGGTCGTCACATTCGAGCGCACCTTCGACGAGAAAATCACCCACCGCATCACCACTGTCGACGACAACGCTCTGACATTCGCCGTCGGCAAAGCAGCCAAATTCTCCACCTCGATCAACGGACGGTCTCATCAACAGACGCCGATAACGTCCTTTCGCGGTTTCCAGTACGCGACTTGGTATGATGCAACCCGAAACGTTTGCGTTGGTCGAAGGCAACTGCCTGATGGCCCTTGGGAAATCATTCGTCTCCTGGACCACAAGATTCAATCCAACGATGCTCACAACACAGTCGTCATTGGCATCTGCCACAAAGACGGCACGATCCATCTGGCCTTTGACCACCACGCAACCGAGTTGAACTACCGCGTTTCCGCAATCGGCGCGGCGACCGATCCACAATCGACTCAGTGGAGCACCGAACTCTTCGGCGAGATTCAACATTCGCTTGGCGCGGTTAAGACCGAAGAGCGTGTCACGTACCCGCGATTCTTCAACGCTCCCAATGGAAATCTGATGCTGTACTATCGCAGCAAGACCTCAGCTGACGGCGATGGAATGATCGAAGAGTACGACGGAGAGAAACACCAATGGTCGCCAGGATTGGGCAAGTTCATTTCCAAAGACATCGGCACGTTTAGCGCTGGCGGCAAGACAAGCCTCGCTCGTTGCCCCTACATGAACGATCTGTGTTACGCCGGAGACCGGCTGCACGCATCATGGATTTGGCGTGACCGGTTTAAGAAAACCCAATCGAAGAATCAGCACGATCTCTGCTACGTCTACAGCGACGATCACGGGCGGACCTGGTGCAACTCCAACGGAGAAGTGATCGGGAAAACGAACACCGATTTCATTCATCTTGATTCGCCGGGACTGGTGGTTGCTCCGATTCCGATCGGCTCTGGCATTACGAATCAAAACACGCAGTACGCTTATCCCGATGGCAGGGTCCACATCGTCGCGAGGCAACGTGACGATGCGGTTGGAGAAGGTCGTTATCGACACTGGTGGAGAGACTCAGACGGCAAGTGGCACAACGAGCCGATTCCCTTCACTGGCAAACGCCCGAAGTTGCTCGGCGATTCAGAACGTTCTTTGTTGCTTGTTTTCAATACCGATGACGAGGACATGCGTATCGTCAGGGGCACACCAAACTCCGATCGCAGTTCATGGCAGTGGAGCCGAGTTGACCTTCCGTTTTCGCTGGACGTGATTGGCGAGCCGATGGTGGATTACGCGCGGTGGGAACAAGAGAGTGGAAAAGTGCTGTCCATTTATTGCCAAAGAGAACCTACGAAGCTAATCGAAACCAACCAACCCGGCCCTGTCGACGGAGCCCCCTCGCCACTTCACGTGCTGGATCTTTCGTTTGCGTCTGAGAGGATGGGGAAATGA
- a CDS encoding BNR-4 repeat-containing protein: MEVTSNPRFVYLQLDKHRASLASSLLVLTLLVILPKTVVAQLTPVRDMVLDNNALLMGNTGNFGQGINGRAHQSEPLITIGGYQFATWYHNGPNNEQDVYLARRDLADPTNTWHAFDTGYDMENGDEDGDGSGAGRWDSHNVIGMGISGDGRIHLAYDHHVDDLRYLTTRSVGKATLSNSDWATQTADPANLFFVPGGERKKFNAQDSGNVTGLTYPRFAEGANGDIIVTYRTGGSGNGDTHFLSYNADTSAAPTIIAGFENWTTSDSLPDFPASFSNTATATYNSTNGSVSNQGASTDGTFGSFTGAAADTTTESTNDGARLTNGANHTYTFTFTDTSGSDTDLGAFHFDLGTFRPNSARTWTLSTLAGSSVSVVADLATGTIDSGTGGQVDMFNVDVDLSGLTDSTLDANGTVIFFLELEGGTPDSGGHHGFLDNVAVSTRGSENQQRWGGSHVVIDGNAGTYSDAYDTSNSNNRNAYLNGMDVGPLGNLHMTWTWRESSQGANHDVMYAYSEDGGITWLNNDGVLVADKNSGLQMDLNSPGINVVELDRTHSLMNQQAQCVDADGYVHVLMWHRRDDGINGEYDWEPGERFSALDSAYYHYHRDPFTGDWTRHQLPTSRRVGTRPKIGYDYFGNVFAVYTSNSDLIIAGATRASNYSNWTLLYEGTRNYQTDAILDQNRLYNDGVLSVYLQERGSDSTDATGTALRVLEFNVAVSPVVASVEIDLGEEQRSTVESFTVYFDGDVDVSPGAVSVVQRSTATEETFEAVTSTVDTQFANGQTTATITFDSHVRNSNGALVDGNYQITLDADLVTLDGVPMREDYVFGNEESHAFFAFFGDSDGNRTVNVFDLLALRQTYNSVSGSPDYDATMDFGADGVINIFDLLPFRIRYLKTIPFTFGSSRSSRIVSAGGKTSGGVSLKK, encoded by the coding sequence ATGGAAGTGACCTCCAACCCTCGTTTTGTGTATCTCCAACTGGACAAGCACAGAGCTTCACTAGCCAGCAGTCTTCTTGTACTGACCCTTTTAGTTATTCTTCCTAAAACGGTTGTCGCTCAGTTAACGCCCGTTCGCGACATGGTGCTGGACAACAACGCTCTGCTCATGGGGAACACCGGAAACTTTGGCCAGGGGATCAACGGTCGAGCGCACCAGTCGGAGCCTTTGATCACTATCGGAGGCTACCAGTTTGCGACCTGGTATCACAACGGGCCAAACAACGAGCAGGATGTCTACCTCGCTCGCCGAGACCTAGCGGATCCAACCAACACATGGCATGCGTTCGACACTGGCTACGACATGGAAAACGGCGACGAGGACGGCGATGGGTCAGGGGCTGGACGCTGGGATAGTCACAACGTCATTGGCATGGGCATTTCTGGAGACGGCCGCATTCACCTTGCCTACGATCACCACGTCGACGATTTGCGATACCTGACAACTCGCAGTGTGGGCAAGGCGACGCTATCGAACTCCGATTGGGCGACACAGACCGCTGACCCCGCCAATCTGTTTTTTGTTCCCGGTGGCGAACGAAAGAAGTTCAATGCTCAGGATTCAGGGAATGTTACAGGCTTAACCTATCCGCGATTTGCCGAAGGTGCCAACGGCGACATCATCGTGACGTATCGTACGGGCGGAAGCGGCAACGGGGACACTCACTTTCTGAGCTACAACGCCGATACTTCGGCCGCCCCGACGATCATCGCCGGATTTGAGAACTGGACTACTTCAGACAGTTTGCCTGACTTTCCTGCTTCGTTTTCGAACACTGCGACTGCGACCTACAATTCAACCAACGGAAGTGTCAGCAATCAAGGTGCAAGCACGGACGGCACGTTCGGAAGTTTCACTGGAGCGGCAGCCGACACCACAACCGAAAGCACCAATGACGGTGCGCGGTTGACCAATGGTGCGAATCACACGTACACCTTTACCTTTACAGATACCTCCGGTTCCGATACCGATTTGGGTGCGTTTCACTTTGACCTTGGAACGTTTCGTCCGAACTCGGCGCGCACCTGGACATTGTCCACATTGGCCGGGAGCAGCGTTTCTGTGGTAGCTGATTTGGCAACTGGAACGATTGACTCAGGTACTGGTGGTCAAGTGGACATGTTCAACGTCGATGTTGATCTTTCCGGGCTGACAGATTCAACGCTCGACGCAAACGGAACCGTGATCTTCTTCCTCGAACTCGAGGGTGGCACTCCAGACAGCGGCGGCCACCACGGTTTTCTCGACAACGTTGCTGTGAGTACCAGGGGCAGTGAAAACCAACAACGCTGGGGCGGATCGCATGTTGTCATCGACGGTAACGCTGGAACTTATTCCGATGCTTACGACACGAGCAATTCAAACAATCGAAACGCTTACTTGAACGGAATGGATGTCGGGCCGCTGGGTAACTTGCACATGACATGGACGTGGCGGGAAAGTTCGCAAGGTGCCAATCACGACGTCATGTATGCATACAGCGAAGATGGCGGAATTACGTGGTTGAATAACGATGGAGTGCTCGTTGCCGATAAGAATTCCGGCTTGCAGATGGATCTGAACTCGCCAGGCATCAATGTCGTTGAACTTGATCGAACGCATAGCCTGATGAATCAGCAGGCGCAGTGTGTGGACGCCGATGGATATGTCCACGTGCTGATGTGGCATCGCAGAGACGATGGAATCAACGGTGAGTACGACTGGGAACCGGGCGAGCGTTTTTCGGCCCTGGATTCGGCTTACTATCACTACCATCGAGACCCATTCACCGGCGACTGGACACGGCATCAACTTCCAACGTCACGACGCGTTGGGACGCGGCCAAAAATTGGATATGACTATTTCGGAAACGTCTTTGCCGTCTACACCAGCAACAGTGACTTGATCATCGCTGGAGCGACGAGAGCGTCGAACTACTCGAATTGGACACTACTCTACGAGGGCACTCGCAACTATCAAACCGATGCGATTCTCGATCAGAACCGTCTGTACAATGACGGAGTCCTTTCTGTCTATCTTCAGGAACGCGGATCCGATTCTACGGACGCAACAGGGACGGCACTAAGAGTGCTTGAATTCAATGTTGCTGTTTCTCCCGTGGTTGCGAGCGTCGAGATCGACTTGGGAGAAGAGCAACGCTCAACAGTCGAATCCTTTACTGTTTATTTTGACGGTGACGTCGACGTATCGCCCGGAGCAGTCTCTGTCGTGCAGCGAAGCACCGCGACTGAAGAAACTTTTGAAGCGGTCACTTCAACGGTGGACACCCAATTTGCGAACGGACAAACCACAGCAACGATCACTTTCGATTCGCACGTACGCAATTCGAACGGCGCGCTCGTTGATGGAAATTACCAGATCACGCTCGATGCGGATCTTGTTACGCTCGATGGCGTGCCGATGCGTGAGGACTATGTCTTCGGCAACGAAGAGAGTCACGCATTTTTCGCATTCTTTGGTGACTCAGACGGAAACCGCACCGTCAACGTCTTTGATTTGCTGGCATTGCGACAAACCTACAACTCTGTCTCAGGAAGCCCTGACTACGATGCCACCATGGATTTTGGAGCCGATGGTGTGATCAATATTTTTGACCTGCTGCCTTTCCGAATTCGATACCTCAAGACCATTCCGTTCACGTTTGGTTCGAGTCGGTCATCGCGGATTGTTAGCGCGGGTGGAAAGACGTCGGGCGGCGTTTCATTGAAGAAGTGA
- a CDS encoding PEP-CTERM sorting domain-containing protein, producing MKKQIFMLFAAAAMFAMPQAAQADLIVAFDEVTGNPDGGNTQTANFALSGFSATYETDTNDFGATTSGGLADATFGTYDASAATGTGEYENGGDDHLSLNNGLEGGVNFTVTNTSGTDWNLETFHFDLGSTRPGSADTWTLSVVSGGLTAGAVGSGGPGANGGSATAAWNDYDQSLTGLADFTLADGESVEFLLDFVKDSTQGPSGHHTYIDNFAITGSVSAVPEPTSLAILGLAGLGLAIRRRK from the coding sequence ATGAAGAAACAGATTTTTATGTTGTTTGCGGCGGCCGCGATGTTTGCCATGCCACAAGCTGCTCAAGCTGATTTGATCGTCGCTTTTGACGAAGTTACCGGCAACCCTGATGGCGGTAACACTCAGACCGCAAATTTCGCCCTGTCTGGCTTCAGTGCTACGTACGAGACGGACACGAACGACTTCGGAGCAACCACATCAGGTGGGCTCGCAGATGCCACCTTTGGTACGTATGACGCTTCCGCTGCGACGGGTACGGGTGAATATGAAAACGGCGGGGATGATCACTTATCCCTGAACAACGGACTCGAGGGCGGTGTTAATTTTACCGTCACTAACACGTCCGGAACCGATTGGAACTTGGAGACTTTCCACTTTGACCTCGGTTCAACCAGACCTGGTTCAGCCGATACATGGACTCTTTCCGTTGTTTCAGGCGGCCTTACAGCAGGTGCTGTAGGATCTGGCGGCCCTGGTGCTAACGGCGGTAGTGCAACAGCTGCGTGGAATGATTATGACCAAAGCTTGACTGGTCTTGCTGACTTCACACTAGCAGACGGTGAATCAGTCGAATTCCTACTCGATTTTGTGAAAGACAGCACTCAGGGACCGTCTGGTCACCACACGTATATCGATAACTTCGCGATTACCGGATCTGTTTCGGCAGTTCCAGAGCCAACATCTCTTGCGATCTTGGGATTGGCTGGACTTGGCTTGGCGATTCGCCGCAGAAAGTAG
- a CDS encoding endo-1,4-beta-xylanase, which produces MLKHLLTLALVCIGSFLPGSANAEDPIVPPAGGQSLLSFNKDADIKFSQSNVSATAQWATVEDMPFDSSYLVKSDTRYSDPTNMTVTVPFTDSIKKGDVVLLSFWMRRPGAGGQPNNVYFNVQSGDDKPVYQYKLGAYRAWKQHVRSFTATADCDSNDGNMKILLGEAGRNAEIAELQLINYGADYDIESLPRSTVNYKGREPDAQWRKDALARIEKIRKGKLTVEVVDAAGNAVPNANVKIQMQRHAFGFGNVVNAYLLGADESQFPYTKNRSGRKIVSTWKEAQRYRQTVKENFNWVTFESELRPHVWKKQMGSSRDGKNLRKVFAEGAVPFLQANNIGIRGHYLSWGAMDFNALEKQFVGDPEAHRKWLWDHMGDVIPKTSDYVTEWDTINHIIAWGKHTYEAEYGSMQIYADIMKEARRLAPNAGHAINEGKVLPNGYKREPYKRVIRFLNEQGQAPDTVGFMGHFELMTLTPPEELLEVYDDFAAIAPRLQLSEFDVEAGDDEELQADFYRDVMIASFSHPNFVSIVQWGFWENAHWKPAAALWRKDWTLKPAGKVYVDLVKNQWWTNESVTTNDSGQCEVRGFLGDYEVHVEHNGAKISKAAKLTRDGAIVRIQLN; this is translated from the coding sequence ATGCTCAAACACCTATTAACCCTCGCGCTAGTTTGCATCGGTTCATTCCTTCCCGGCTCAGCCAACGCCGAAGATCCAATCGTGCCACCGGCCGGAGGTCAGAGTCTGCTCTCTTTCAACAAAGACGCCGACATCAAGTTCTCTCAATCCAATGTTTCGGCAACGGCACAGTGGGCAACCGTCGAAGACATGCCCTTCGATTCGTCGTACCTCGTCAAATCTGACACTCGCTACAGCGATCCAACCAACATGACCGTAACGGTTCCTTTCACGGACTCGATCAAGAAAGGAGACGTTGTCTTGCTGTCCTTTTGGATGCGTCGCCCCGGCGCCGGCGGTCAGCCAAACAACGTGTACTTCAACGTGCAATCAGGCGACGACAAACCTGTCTATCAATACAAACTCGGTGCCTACCGAGCCTGGAAACAGCACGTCCGGTCTTTCACCGCAACGGCCGACTGCGATTCCAACGATGGCAACATGAAAATCCTGCTGGGTGAAGCCGGGAGGAACGCGGAAATTGCGGAACTGCAACTGATCAATTACGGCGCGGACTACGACATCGAATCGCTGCCACGTTCCACGGTCAACTACAAGGGCCGCGAACCTGACGCTCAATGGCGAAAAGACGCGCTGGCACGGATTGAAAAGATCCGCAAAGGCAAACTTACGGTCGAGGTCGTCGATGCCGCTGGCAATGCCGTCCCCAATGCCAACGTCAAAATCCAGATGCAGCGACACGCCTTTGGATTTGGCAACGTCGTCAACGCCTACCTTCTTGGTGCTGATGAAAGCCAATTCCCGTACACAAAGAATCGCAGCGGTCGCAAAATCGTGTCCACGTGGAAGGAAGCTCAACGATATCGCCAGACAGTCAAAGAGAATTTCAATTGGGTCACCTTTGAAAGCGAACTTCGGCCGCATGTCTGGAAGAAACAGATGGGCAGCTCTCGCGACGGAAAGAATCTTCGCAAAGTGTTCGCCGAGGGTGCCGTTCCTTTCTTGCAAGCCAACAACATCGGAATCCGTGGCCACTATCTTTCATGGGGAGCAATGGACTTCAACGCTCTGGAAAAACAGTTCGTCGGCGACCCGGAGGCTCATCGCAAGTGGCTTTGGGATCACATGGGCGACGTGATCCCGAAAACCTCGGACTACGTGACCGAGTGGGACACGATCAACCACATCATCGCGTGGGGCAAGCACACCTACGAAGCCGAATATGGTTCGATGCAGATCTACGCGGACATCATGAAAGAAGCTCGCCGCCTTGCACCGAACGCCGGACACGCGATCAACGAAGGCAAGGTCTTGCCCAACGGTTACAAACGCGAACCTTACAAACGCGTGATCCGCTTCCTGAACGAACAAGGTCAAGCCCCGGATACGGTCGGCTTCATGGGTCACTTTGAGCTGATGACTTTGACACCACCCGAAGAGTTGCTGGAAGTCTACGATGACTTTGCTGCGATCGCTCCGAGGCTTCAGTTGAGCGAGTTTGATGTTGAAGCCGGCGACGATGAAGAACTGCAAGCCGACTTTTATCGCGACGTGATGATCGCCAGTTTCAGTCATCCGAATTTCGTTTCGATCGTCCAGTGGGGTTTCTGGGAGAACGCTCACTGGAAACCAGCGGCTGCACTTTGGCGCAAAGACTGGACGCTCAAGCCGGCAGGGAAGGTTTACGTCGACTTGGTCAAGAACCAGTGGTGGACCAACGAGTCTGTCACGACGAACGATTCAGGCCAGTGCGAGGTTCGTGGCTTTCTTGGTGACTACGAAGTTCACGTGGAGCATAACGGAGCGAAGATCTCTAAGGCCGCGAAGCTGACCCGCGATGGAGCAATCGTGCGGATTCAGTTGAACTGA
- a CDS encoding sulfatase codes for MKTINFQFQILKLFILFVSVLLTGNGILFADEPSPTRATTANKKNVLFFHIDDLRPELGCYGKTYIQSPNIDALATQGVLFKRAYCQQALCAPSRISMMSGMYPDTTGICDLWTPITKVMPDAMTMPRYFKQRGYETFSFGKVYHHTRDDKKSWTKLSPKKTIKYANKDTLDGIKQRTEDGKKRGVDINTLRTLGKGPAFEIADVDDEAYPDGQTAYEAIESLRGVKDKLFFMCVGFAKPHLPFAAPKKYWDLYQRDDFDVPDRALPEGSPSLAFTKWGELRNYMGMPDSGHLSDDQTRELKHGYAACVSFADAQVGKVLAELDRLGLRESTIIVLWGDHGYKLGDYGAWCKHTNLELDTHIPFMVSAPGFAKGEQTDSLVEMVDVFPTLAKITGGDVPESCDGKSLEEVLAKPDTKIRDFAISQYPRGKTTGYSLRNARWRYTEWINSTSGNVVARELFDHQSLSLAKRNLADDPQHASLIAELSKQLNTTDRIIALAIEKP; via the coding sequence TTGAAAACGATCAACTTTCAATTTCAAATTCTAAAACTCTTCATTCTCTTCGTCAGCGTCCTGCTTACCGGAAACGGAATTCTCTTCGCAGACGAACCAAGCCCAACACGCGCGACGACTGCGAACAAGAAGAACGTGTTGTTCTTTCACATCGATGACCTGCGTCCAGAGCTTGGTTGCTACGGCAAAACTTACATTCAGAGCCCCAATATCGACGCTCTGGCTACACAAGGCGTGCTGTTCAAGCGAGCCTACTGCCAACAAGCTCTTTGCGCTCCTTCCAGGATTAGCATGATGTCCGGCATGTATCCCGACACAACAGGCATCTGTGATTTGTGGACACCGATCACCAAAGTCATGCCTGATGCGATGACGATGCCGCGCTACTTTAAACAACGCGGCTACGAAACGTTCTCGTTTGGAAAAGTCTATCATCACACGCGCGACGACAAAAAAAGCTGGACCAAACTTTCTCCAAAGAAAACGATCAAGTACGCCAACAAAGATACGCTCGACGGCATCAAACAACGCACCGAGGACGGAAAAAAACGAGGCGTTGACATCAACACCTTGCGAACGCTCGGCAAAGGCCCCGCGTTCGAGATCGCCGATGTCGATGACGAAGCTTATCCAGACGGTCAAACCGCATACGAAGCAATCGAATCGTTGCGAGGCGTAAAAGACAAGCTGTTCTTCATGTGCGTTGGATTCGCCAAGCCACATCTTCCTTTCGCGGCGCCGAAAAAATACTGGGACCTCTACCAGCGAGACGACTTTGACGTTCCCGATCGTGCGCTGCCCGAAGGCTCGCCATCGCTTGCGTTTACGAAATGGGGTGAGCTGCGGAACTATATGGGCATGCCAGACAGCGGCCATCTCAGCGACGATCAGACTCGTGAACTGAAACACGGTTACGCCGCATGCGTCAGTTTCGCAGACGCACAAGTTGGCAAAGTGCTGGCCGAGCTTGATCGGCTGGGGCTTCGCGAAAGCACCATCATCGTGCTGTGGGGCGATCACGGCTACAAGCTGGGCGACTATGGAGCGTGGTGCAAGCACACGAATCTGGAGCTCGATACGCACATCCCGTTTATGGTTTCCGCGCCGGGTTTTGCGAAAGGAGAACAAACGGACTCATTGGTTGAGATGGTTGACGTCTTCCCGACGCTGGCAAAAATTACCGGCGGCGATGTTCCCGAATCCTGTGACGGCAAGAGCCTTGAAGAAGTCCTTGCCAAGCCAGATACGAAAATCCGCGACTTCGCCATCAGCCAATACCCTCGCGGCAAGACAACGGGATACAGCCTGCGAAACGCGCGATGGCGGTACACCGAGTGGATCAATTCGACATCTGGCAACGTCGTTGCGCGGGAACTGTTCGACCATCAGTCATTATCGCTTGCGAAAAGGAACCTTGCAGATGATCCGCAACATGCATCGCTGATCGCTGAACTTTCGAAGCAACTTAATACTACAGATCGAATCATAGCGTTGGCGATTGAGAAACCATAG